The sequence AAATGGAACAGGCTGCCCCCACTCCTCCCAGCCTCTACCAGCACACAGAGACAGACTGGAGACACAGCATTCGCAGCCAGTTGGCATCTTGGTTCTTTtgtcttctgaaaataaaaataagtgcttGTCTTGTCTTTGGAGGTCAAAGAGAACCACACTAATTTCCTTGAGGGGGCTTTTCTGGAGGAAAGGATCCTCAGTCCTGTGCCAAGGTTTCACGCTGTTTGGCTACACGCCAGGCTTTTCTTCTGGATCTGGTCTGCACGTCCAGAGATGGAGGAATTGCATCAGCATCATATGCACAGTGAAAGGGTGGCTCTTGTCCAGAGAAGCCCATTCTGGGCCTGGCTACATGGCCTCGGGGCCTGGCGGCAGTTTGAAGAGTCTGGCTGCAGATAGGAGCTTTCTTATGTGTCTCTCCTCTGTGATGCCGGCCTCCTGAAGGCAAGTGTGGGACAGAGAAGGCACCTGGCTCAGTGTGCTGAAGCCCGCAGTGGAGAGGGTGCTGGCATACATGGGCAGACCGATGGAAATGAGCCAATCTGACACAGACGAAATGCATCCAGGAGAGACGGGCTTTCGGCAGATTTCCGTGAGTCCACCACTTGGAATCTGgataaattaagaaagcaatataTGATAGAAACGCTTCATGTGTCATCGGAGGACTGCTTCGTGTATGTCTAAAAGGAACAGCACTGAAATACTGCATTGCTAGACTATTGTCAGAAAGCAACAATGCAGTGAGTGTCAGAGATCAAGACTAGCAGGAAAAATTCTTCTCTAAGATGAAACAAATCTTTAAGGAAGTGTTCCACAAGGTTCTCGAAGGTGTTTGGAATGAGATCAAATCCCATTTATGTATCCAAGTCTCCAAACTGTAAGCATTTACATATTCTGCTATTTTGTTTCGCTGTGGATATGCTCTTGACAAGAGCCCTAAGGTAGTCTGAAGGGACAAATCTGGGTGATCGTGTGAAAAGTAGCACTCAATGGGCAGGGTTTTTATAAAGGAGACTTTCCACTGTAGTTTGAATCTATGTTAACCAGAAAATTACATATTTAGTCAATGCGgttataaagaatttaaaatacaatatcatGGGTTGGCTGGAACAGGGAAATGGATGTTTAACcttgactactgggtatataaagGGCCTACACCTTTCAGAAAGGTGATTTGCTAACAAGTGTGAAAATCTTTGGGATTTTATACAGTTTAGATGAAGCAAACCCTCTTCCAGGAATATATACTCAGAAATTCACCTTTAAAGTCTACAAAGGTTTATTAACAAGGATGCTCTccattacattttctaaaataaaaggttgGAAAAATCTAAATGTTTTAACTATGAGACTCAATACTAGAGTACACTGACCTACTAGAATACTTTGAAATACAATAGCCATCCCCTCttatccacagttttgccttctacagcctgaaaatattaaatgggaaattccagaaataaacaattcgtaAGTCTTATGTCGCACgtcattctgagtagtgtgaggAAATCTCATACCATCCAGCTCTGTCCCACCTGACAATCATCCCTTTGTCTAGCAGATCCACACTGTCTATACTCTGGGCCCCGCAGTCACTCAGTAGCCCGTGGCCATCAGATCGACTGTCGCAGGACTGCAGCACTCACGTTCAATCACTCTTATTTGGCCTTATGAcggccccaaagtgcaagagtaacATGCTGGCCATTtgcatgtggcaatgagaagccACGTtcaaagtgcttcctttaagtaaAAAGGTGAGAGTTCTTGacttaataagaaaagaaaaaaacatcgtGTGCTGAGGGTCCTAAGATCTACAGTGAAAATGAATCTTATATCCATGAAATTgcgaagaaggaaaaagaaatttgtgtataatatatacagGGTTTGGTACTTGTCAAGCTTTCAAGAGATCCACTTGGAGGTCTTGGATCATATTCCTCATGGATATGAGGAGACTACTGTATTgataatatcaatttttttttttctaagtaacaGAGAAACAGATTCATGATCTGATAATAGCAAACAATCAGGTTTCAATACTATACATTTACTATTATACATGTGCAGAGAAATGATTAGACAGAATTTTAATGGACaagtaaaaattgtgtatatttatggtgtaAAACGTGGTGTTTTGAtaattgtggaatggctaaatcaagctatttaacatatgcattacctcacacactatattttgtggtgagaacacttaaaatctgctgtcctagcaattttcaagtatacattgttattaaccGTAGTCACCATGTCGAACAATAGATCTCTTAAAGTTATGCTTCTAACTGAAACTGTGTCATTCAGacggattttattttatttcttaagagatggggtctcactatgttgcccaggctggcatcaaaattctgggctcaagcaatcctcctgcttctgcctcctgagtaactaggatcacaggtgtgcaccatcatgcctagcaCTGGACggatctttaaaaagtttttcagtgttgggattatggataattttcatttttttttctttctgaaagtgtatttttaaacatttctaggCTGACCATGTATTACTTTCTCCCCAGCTGTCTCCTTTCCATAGCTACGGAAGCCCTTGTCTACTTGGCAGTTGTGAGTATGCTCATTACTAAGCGTGATCACTAAATGTGCCTCAGGAAGCTGGAGAACCGTGGGCTGCTCACCGCCATGCGGTGCTGCTTCCGAAGCTGCTTCACCCGGATCTGGTCCATGTTGATGGCGACGTCCCTCTCAGGCTGATCCAAGTCCTCTGCGTATCTCTGCACCAGGGCTTCGGGAATCCCACAGCGGCCATGCTGCCAGGGAGAACAGGAATGTGGCATCAAGGGTataaggattttgtttttctttccctaagATACACCACCTATAACGTAGGGTCTCACTGTCgcttagactggagtgcagtggtgtgatcatggctcactgcagcctcaaactcctgggctcaagcggtcttctcgccttggcctcccaaagtgttgggattacaggcgtaagccaccgcgcccaacccgaaagttttaatttgaaatgaatatattttctttattggcCAGGATAGATGCTTTAGAGAGAATACTTTTACATCTTTATCTTACAGTACTGATGAGCTCTAGGAAAGTGTTCTGAAGCACAGTTATGGCAGCACACAGTTACTCTACACTTTTCAGGCCAATGCCTTCACCTCAATTGGATCATTTTGCAAAATACAATTCCTCCAATGTTATTGAAGAGACTCTTCTAAACTGCAGGAGGGAAGGGCTAACTTCTACTTTACAGATATTCAACTGTTTGCGCTTCATCTGCTACAAGTTATACCACCAGCTTGCTAGGCCAGCATTTACTGTATGGTCATTCTcactactttttatttaaagacatttaCTCACGAAATATCAAGGAGGGTCAGGGAGGTGAACGAGGATCTTATTCTAAGGCATTCATTGTCACGAGAATTTTATAATAAAGGACTCTCAGGAATGCATCCTAATAGGACCTGTATTTCCACGAGTAAAGTACAGCTGTGTCTCTTAGCATTGCTTTGTCTTTGGAGTCACTTGGTATTGGtagatctcatttttttttaaatgagaaataatttttcattatagaGCTAAATGATTTTGGTACAATGAGggattttatattatctttttccCACTACCCATACAGATAACTATAATACAATTATCACATCTGAATAGGGTTCTATAATTTTCAAAGTATGTCCACATTTATTTGCTTCTAGTAATCCCTCTAAGAGGTCTTCATGCAGGTTATTTTTAACCTCGGTTTACCTACAGAGAGATGAAATGGGAAGGTGTCAATATCTGAACACATGCATGTCAAGTACGGTGTGGACACGTGGATTCAGGTGTCTGCTGTCCACTAAACCATCCTTCTCGGAAGCCAGTCTGGGTACTAATGATTCTCCCTGCGAAGTAGAGCTGCCAGAAACTAAAAGGAAACAAGCAAGAGCGAAACAAAGAAGACTCCAGAGAGGCTGTATTTTCATTTAACCTGGAGCCTGCGCTCCCTGTTCGTCAGAAGCTGCTGGCTGTGGATCATTCATTCCACTCTCTCAGAGCGGCCCATGCTACTGGGCTGGCTACCGGGCTGGCTTCAGATGTGGGTTCATCTCACCTGGCTGCCTGACTTTTACAAAGGCCTGTGAATGTGGTGGGCCCAGGACCTTTGATACCTTATCAGAATACGGCTCCTCCGTGAGATCGATGCCTTCGGCATGCAGCTTGTTTTCAGTAAGCATTTCCAGATCCACTCCCCGGGCACAAGAGACCTTCCTGGTCAAAGCCGGGCCCAGCTTCACACCGTGCTCCTGGAGGCTTGTGTTCTCAGGGAGCTCTGAGAGCCAGGGGGGCGGCCTTGTGCTTGGTGGGCTGCCAGGCGCCTGCCCTGAGAGAGGCCTGGGAGCCAGTGCTGGGGGACAGTCGCTAGGGCTGGTGGGGCTGGTGGGGCTGCCCCTTTTCACTGGCAGGCAAGGCGCATCGGGACTGGGGAGGGTCCCACTGGGGCCCATGGGAACAGGGTAGAGTCCATTAGCAAGGCGTTCTCTGCTCTTTTTGGCAGGAACAGGTGGAGGCTGTGATGGAATTTTGGGCTGCGTTCTTGCCTCAGGGACCCTCTGCTCAGCATCTACCCCTTCTTTGGTGCCCAGGGGATGGTGTGTTCCTTCAAACTCGTGTCCTATTCTGTGGCCCTCCAGAGGTGTCCTTGCTAAACCGTGTTTAGCTCCAGGAGGCTGAGCATCATAGTTTCTGGGCAAACACTGAGGGGGTGACAGGCTGCGACCAGAGGCTGCGATTGAGCCCTCCAGTTTCTTAGTTGTCAATTTCTGAGGTTCAGAAAATCTCTTGCTTTGGGTCAGTAGCAACGCATTGTCGACAGCAGAGTCTCGCTCCAAGGGCTGGGCCTTCGTCGAAGAGGCAGTCATCTTCTGTGGCACTTTGGGTACAATCTGAGGGGGCGGTTCTGTCACCTCGGTAGGCACGTCTTGCTCAGCACCAGGCTCTGCTTGAAGGTCATCCAGGGAATGGGATCGAGGCCAAGTGTCCACAGTCTGGGGGCCCTCGAGGGTCTCACAGCTCCGGCAGATGGAAACTGGGAGGCTTCTTCGGTTTTTATTCAAACCAGTCACACTAGGTGGGTCACAGCTCTTGGACGTGTCTGGGGCGAGGCCACCACCCAGCCTGCCCTCCTCCTGTCCCTGCTTCAGTGCATCCCCTGATTTCGTTAAAGGCAATGTTGGGTAATTGCCCAACTGGTTTCTGCTAAAAGACTTCAAGTTGGGCTCGGCGGATGACTTGGCAGATAGGAGGCTAGCTTTCCGAGTCTTGCCTGTGAGACAAGGGAACATTTTacaatcacattttaaaagcaaatcaatCAAACAGATGCATAAAGGTGTGCTAACATAATTGAAATCTCCAACTCCCACATCCTATTGTTCAATTACACTAAAGACACAAAATCACCCTTTATGACATTGGGTGATAGAGGGTTATTAtggttccatttttatttttagaaagaattcTTAGTCTTATTAAAGAAATCAGGAAGACTGAAATTAATTGGGTTACATGGGAAAGAAATATGCTGTGTCAAGCAGTAAAATAAATCTTGGCTTAAGTCTGTGCCCAGCTACAATTGATGTGGAAAGAGGATGATCATCAGACCGCATGTTGATGGCATTTGTTGGGCGAGCACAATTTCTCAAGGTCATGATGGAAAAGGAGAGCTGGACTGAATTTCAGAATAGGTTCTAGAAATGGTATCCCCTACAGAGTGATCAGTGAATGCTCAAATCCCACCTTCCTTGAGGCCCCTCCTTCTAATAAACGTATCCTAGAAACAGTCAACCAACCTGGGCACAGACAGGTAGACTTATGTGAGCACTTTGCcaaagaaaatctacaaaatacTGACAAAGGTTTAGGTCCCAGCAAAGCAACAGTCCTGGTTACAACGGTCAGACTGATAACTGAACTATCAACCAGACATAATCTACTTATCTGACGACTGGTAATTGATATTCAACTTCTGCTGTTGGATACGCTTTGCCAATTCATGGGCCACGCAGCGTGCTGAATGCTTTGTTCTCATCAGTACTTACATGcacatgcgcgcgcgcgcacacacacacacagattaacTGTCCCTTGTTACATTTTTGGTTAATAACATGTTTGTTGTGTGCTTTGACCCTGTCCACCTGTATGTTCCACAATGATAAACACCAAAATTCTACGCATCTGTAGGATATTATTGTTGTTACATAAAGATCATCAGCCTAGTGCTACTACTGAAGATATTGACCCCGGTCCTACTTTTCATTATTAGAAAAATCATCacagataaatgaagaaacacctcttcagaaaaaaaaaaatcgcatcaaattttaaaagtaggttgaaatagaaaattattagaaCCTCTTTAGCATAAAGCTTAGGAATATGACTTTCTTTTCCCTTAACTCccaatataaaactatatatataagtTCCATTTTTGCATTCCGCATTATATTAGAAAGATCTCTGAATTTACTTCATGTTCAAAGTATGGTTTGCTAGCCATCTAGTTCTTCAGCAGGTACACATGAATTCATTTGGGCATGAAATATTCTGCCAGTGATATCTGTGAGATCCTTACCAATCACCAACAGTTGGGGGAATTAATTTCCTGGAAAGTTTTGGATATGAAAAggttattaagagaaaaaaaaattcttcagaacTTACATGAGCTACACAAGGATTCTGATATTTACTGAAACTGAGGATGTACTGGGATACTAGGTGGGTTTTGTATCCTGTCTTGATATATTCAGGCTAACTGAATATTATATATAGTCTGGGGAGAACTACTATCTTCCCAAGTTGATAGAATAGGAGGGTGTCATGGCTCAAATTCTGAGGGCCCCAAGATGCTTCTTAGAATTGGAATTAGAGTGAGGCAAACAAGGTGCCCGGAGGACACACTCTAAGGAGGTGACCGCCCAGAGCCACATGAGTGCAGGGCTGATACCCGAGAGTGAGCACGCTTAGGGTTTGCATCCTAGACACCCACTTTCCTTTCCTTAGCCCTAGTTCTGGTGCCCACAATGGCTCTCAAACTATTTTTTCCCATGATTCccagtaagaaatacattttacattcaaCATGTagtacacagagacacacatgcatgcacacaagcgcaaacacacacacagacataactGAAACAAGGATTACAAGTGACAGTGCTAACAATACTAACCTTTATCTTAGAGGATGCTCTCTGatattttgtattctattttgTCTTACAAAACTGCTGTCCATGACCCACTAAACTGCTTTCACAACCCACTAATAAAGTACAGCCTGgagttttaaaaagtttgctTTAGGAGGTGCTCAGCAAACATCTTAACACATGGGCTACTACATAGGATTCCAATGGCTGCTAAAAACTATCAAACCCAGGCATTTTTTGTGACAGCCTTCAAGAGTTTGACAGAGATTTAGGTGACGGTGGCAGCGTGAGCCTCTTACCACTGTTTCTCATCTTGCTACAATGGGAATTCTGGGGTCACAACAGGAAACCACAGAGCCATCCATAGTAACGTTTTGCCCACCTGACCCCATACCACTTAAAACTCCTCTTCTGTTTGAGACACGtatgttttctgaaatttcataCTGATTACTTCCTGACTGGCTGTACAGAGAGGCCACAAACAAGACACGTGGCCATCCGATCCTTCTCTCCTGCAGTAACTGCCTCGACACTCAGGCCGTGCAGCTGAGGCGCTTAACACACTGCTGCTGGTGTAACCCTGATGGATGGTCTACCTGGTACACTGTTTTCCTCATGGACCTAATAGCTCCCAACACTCCAATGTTGCTGTTTATTGCGTAAAGAAAAGGGCATAGGAGACACACAATTTAGGTTTTACGGCTGCAGGTATTTTACACGGAATTTATTAACCTCACCCAGCAGCCAGGAGAACAGATAGGGAGGCTAACTTGGACTAGAATGGTATAGAGGtcagaaaggaaaagatgatTGCTGAGTGCATGATAGGAATAGAATCGTCCTTTTGCAGAAAATCGTGCTTTGAAATCAGTAATTGTCAAAGCAGGTTCCCAGCAACTCATGCTGACACTACCGTTTTCCAGGTTCTCACTGCTTTCGTAGCATCCTGAGTCTCGGGGTGAGCATCCACTCAGGCCCTGGCTGTCAACGAGCAGCTTCTCCTGGGATCCTGACT comes from Theropithecus gelada isolate Dixy chromosome 4, Tgel_1.0, whole genome shotgun sequence and encodes:
- the SASH1 gene encoding SAM and SH3 domain-containing protein 1 isoform X6, whose protein sequence is MPKPSREQSDDETEESVKFKRLHKLVNSTRRVRKKLIRVEEMKKPSTEGGEEHVFENSPVLDERSALYSGVHKKPFFFDGSPEKPPEDDSDSLTTSPSSSSLDTWGAGRKLVKTFSKGESRGLIKPPKKMGTFFSYPEEEKAQKVSRSLTEGEMKKSLGSLSHGRTCSFGGFDLTNRSLHVGSNNSDPMGKEGDFVYKEVIKSPTASRISLGKKVKSVKETMRKRMSKKYSSSVSEQDSGLDGMPGSPPPSQPDPEHLDKPKLKAGGSVESLRSSLSGQSSMSGQTVSTTDSSASNRESVKSEDGDDEEPPYRGPFCGRARVHTDFTPSPYDTDSLKLKKGDIIDIISKPPMGTWMGLLNNKVGTFKFIYVDVLSEDEEKPKRPTRRRRKGRPPQPKSVEDLLDRINLKEHMPTFLFNGYEDLDTFKLLEEEDLDELNIRDPEHRAVLLTAVELLQEYDSNSDQSGSQEKLLVDSQGLSGCSPRDSGCYESSENLENGKTRKASLLSAKSSAEPNLKSFSRNQLGNYPTLPLTKSGDALKQGQEEGRLGGGLAPDTSKSCDPPSVTGLNKNRRSLPVSICRSCETLEGPQTVDTWPRSHSLDDLQAEPGAEQDVPTEVTEPPPQIVPKVPQKMTASSTKAQPLERDSAVDNALLLTQSKRFSEPQKLTTKKLEGSIAASGRSLSPPQCLPRNYDAQPPGAKHGLARTPLEGHRIGHEFEGTHHPLGTKEGVDAEQRVPEARTQPKIPSQPPPVPAKKSRERLANGLYPVPMGPSGTLPSPDAPCLPVKRGSPTSPTSPSDCPPALAPRPLSGQAPGSPPSTRPPPWLSELPENTSLQEHGVKLGPALTRKVSCARGVDLEMLTENKLHAEGIDLTEEPYSDKHGRCGIPEALVQRYAEDLDQPERDVAINMDQIRVKQLRKQHRMAIPSGGLTEICRKPVSPGCISSVSDWLISIGLPMYASTLSTAGFSTLSQVPSLSHTCLQEAGITEERHIRKLLSAARLFKLPPGPEAM